In Lagopus muta isolate bLagMut1 chromosome 6, bLagMut1 primary, whole genome shotgun sequence, one DNA window encodes the following:
- the TNKS1BP1 gene encoding 182 kDa tankyrase-1-binding protein isoform X2 — MASQPQSLHPPLPCASGGAGLVAGSPEKGSPRPKPPVRPKPRVLPKPAVPAKPCLPHPPPAPRHSRPELPSAEKINRLAGPQPYSGGGSGVALRRPSFTIKSPETPNGKGLPCPPVLSPEDSCSTASDEVPLAPSTPSRKGPAPFKVTPVPVATKMERFPGTTVEEILAKMDSKEGPGSPDRARLSPFCPDSSSRFGSKTFTAFRRRPSGEADGDSPGEARQLLQQAEGELGTGGDRYPMVETSSSPAGPSCAGDPCGLQRPPSPPDLSSLQLGPPGSPRSPACPPPGAPFQPAEPSASAPGSPDAPPELLAPGSPTMAPESPESPAQPPTEELLATSIQAPGAPSSVVEPWLGASRSPGSPHTPSEGSPTPASPSTLGTPQLPPRATCPPGSPESATEPEPSPPPSPPPELPARASRPPGSPGGPDDSPVSSRTPEGPDFSLSPSSRDSGLRRSSEGVLRPPPSEGQGMGLLGGSLGALPQPGDLPAEHLLSSESSWSLSQSFEWTFPTRGVRGLPSPPRSPIQEAADSGLSEEDESDREGAATGSHGDSGNTDGPGPAMTVSWGAEGAPCPGGPVAQQEAESSEEEEGEEAELNSTELHIVEPSLDSAEPEPPVKAAPSDPAPTEADASWEPAGDSPASLQGLGGPGQDEGSSKGPDAHTDPRWLTELLASPRARTSGRDPLKAEEQEGLLGWSRKDLCSEFGIGRSQQAGAFDWSHKAVARQGDWPGEMEQDQKFRTNSSRNNSCSISDMNQQDRAFAAAERDWSSNYKGTELMGDTRLGSSDWPKSHGPGESCLQDQDFSKPTWGTGYGLDSAGNREEVSSGKAEWSSPYSVGHGQQQDKELSSRQPGWAGKYGSGDLETHSGDAAPVWSSEYGSGDAGIKDREVTSDWTSKYSSRDAETKDKDFTLGWAGRSSTGEAETPDKEFCSSRSAWDGKYSTRDMESQDREFSPSRPAWSGEYSTQDMESQDREFSPSRLAEASEYSSRDMEIQDREFSPSRPACAEEHSTSDVESQDREFTSSRPTWHSEYTSRDMESQDREFSPSRPACINEYSTSDTEIQDREFNPSRPTWHSEYSSRDMESQDREFSPNRPAEASENSARDVEAKDRELKSKKPAWDDEYITKNMESQDREFGPSRSVWASDYDSMNTRKGEFSSSRLSWAGECSIGQTELANAFGVRKEDLPGLCVPSCPDQESSWGSTDQQESGTRDWAEELRLGGAEHQNQFGIIGTERGSDLSSTAVSADSPMSWADKMRSEVPQEPQQPLADWHSDLSFSTSGFSDKVDEGEPGQMAWDEGLAPVSSSAQPQQAKVEEPGWSQDLEEAGWSEKLREAEARHQEWASAFGARCAARSQDFSAGEPSLGGDGGSADGSPENIHLSDSSPPLSDDAVAEPAAAQSPWGESADPLLRTDPMEEQDLPELAAAPLPPEAAGETPETEAEETPSDHPDGKRPVSWEEKRLSASVSQPEGLLDLSGQDFTFLEDTEVLDSTMYRSKANLGRKRRHRAPVLRPGATSEGDSWIFQDSTEPRPARAAASSDEEAAEEPKSRRVRASPSGKGVKVPLFPGLTTSALKAKLRGRNRSAEEGASPVDSKATPTKDPHVQRSKSCKIPGLSGKPLALPPKPEKSSGSDASPPHWLQALKLKKKKS; from the exons ATGGCCTCCCAGCCCCAGTCCCTGCACCCTCCGTTGCCTTGTGCCTCTGGAGGGGCCGGACTGGTGGCTGGAAGCCCTGAGAAAG GCAGTCCTCGCCCCAAGCCTCCTGTCCGGCCCAAGCCCCGTGTGCTGCCCAAGCCAGCCGTACCTGCCAAACCCTGCCTGCCTCACCCTCCACCAGCACCGCGACACTCTCGTCCTGAGCTGCCCTCAGCAGAGAAGATAAACCGCCTGGCAGGACCCCAGCCATACAGTGGGGGCGGCTCTGGGGTGGCCCTCAGACGCCCCTCTTTCACCATCAAGTCACCTGAGACCCCTAATGGGAAGGGGCTCCCATGCCCACCAGTTTTGAGTCCTGAAGACTCGTGTTCAACTGCCAGTGATGAGGTGCCCCTGGCCCCATCGACACCCTCCCGCAAAGGTCCGGCTCCCTTTAAGGTGACGCCAGTGCCTGTGGCAACCAAGATGGAGCGATTTCCAGGCACCACCGTGGAGGAGATTCTGGCCAAGATGGACAGCAAGGAGGGTCCGGGAAGCCCTGACCGGGCCCGCCTCTCTCCCTTTTGCCCCGATTCTTCTTCTCGCTTTGGCTCCAAGACCTTCACTGCCTTCCGGAGACGCCCCAGTGGGGAGGCAGATGGAGACTCCCCTGGTGAAGCCCGCCAACTgctccagcaggctgagggagagcTGGGGACAGGGGGTGACAGATACCCGATGGTAGAGACGAG ctcctccccagCCGGCCCGAGCTGTGCCGGGGACCCCTGTGGACTCCAGAGGCCACCATCTCCCCCTGAC CTCTCCTCTCTCCAGCTTGGACCTCCTGGCTCCCCAAGATCCCCTGCTTGCCCACCTCCAGGAGCTCCTTTCCAGCCTGCTGAGCCTTCTGCCTCAGCCCCTGGTTCCCCTGATGcccccccagagctgctggcccCTGGATCCCCGACCATGGCCCCTGAATCCCCTGAATCTCCAGCTCAGCCTCCGACTGAGGAGCTCTTGGCCACCTCCATCCAGGCTCCAGGTGCTCCCTCATCTGTGGTTGAGCCTTGGCTTGGTGCCTCCCGCTCCCCAGGCTCCCCACACACCCCCAGTGAGGGATCCCCCACTCCTGCCAGCCCCTCCACATTGGGCACACCCCAGCTACCCCCTAGAGCCACCTGCCCCCCTGGCTCTCCCGAGTCTGCCACCGAGCCTGAGCCCTCACCTCCCCCAAGCCCACCCCCTGAGCTCCCTGCTAGAGCTTCTCGCCCTCCAGGCTCCCCTGGGGGTCCCGATGACTCCCCTGTGTCCTCTCGGACTCCTGAAGGTCCTGATTTCAGCCTTTCTCCCTCAAGCAGAGACTCAGGGCTGCGACGCTCATCAGAGGGGGTGCTGCGGCCCCCTCCCAGTGAAGGGCAGGGCATGGGGTTGCTGGGGGGTTCACTGGGTGCCCTGCCCCAGCCTGGAGACCTGCCAGCAGAGCACTTGCTGAGCAGCGAGTCCAGTTGGAGCCTTTCCCAGTCCTTTGAGTGGACGTTCCCCACACGGGGGGTGAGGGGGCTGCCATCCCCACCCAGGTCCCCCATCCAGGAGGCAGCTGACTCGGGGCTGTCTGAAGAGGATGAGTCAGACAGGGAGGGTGCAGCCACTGGATCCCATGGGGACAGCGGGAACACAGATGGGCCTGGCCCTGCAATGACCGtcagctggggagcagagggggcTCCATGCCCGGGGGGTCCTGTGGCTCAACAAGAGGCTGAGAGCTcggaagaggaggagggagaagaggcagAGCTGAACAGCACCGAGCTCCATATAGTGGAGCCTAGCTTGGACTCAGCTGAGCCTGAGCCCCCTGTCAAGGCTGCCCCATCAGATCCAGCCCCCACCGAAGCTGACGCCTCCTGGGAGCCAGCGGGCGACTCTCCTGCAAGCCTGCAGGGCCTCGGTGGGCCGGGCCAGGATGAAGGCTCCTCAAAGGGCCCTGATGCCCACACCGACCCACGTTGGCTGACCGAGCTGCTGGCATCACCTAGGGCCCGCACATCAGGACGTGACCCTCTGAAGGCcgaggagcaggag GGCTTGCTTGGCTGGTCACGGAAGGACCTATGCAGTGAATTTGGCATTGGGAGATCTCAGCAGGCCGGTGCTTTTGACTGGAGCCATAAGGCTGTGGCCAGACAGGGGGACTGGCCTGGTGAGATGGAGCAGGATCAAAAGTTTAGGACCAACTCAAGCAGGAACAACAGTTGCAGTATCAGTGATATGAACCAGCAGGATAgagcctttgctgctgctgaaagggaCTGGAGCAGCAACTACAAAGGGACAGAGCTGATGGGGGATACGAGGCTTGGCAGCAGTGACTGGCCCAAATCTCACGGTCCGGGGGAAAGCTGCCTGCAGGATCAAGACTTCAGCAAACCCACATGGGGCACTGGGTATGGCTTGGACAGTGCAGGCAACAGAGAGGAGGTCAGCTCCGGGAAGGCTGAATGGAGCAGTCCCTACAGCGTGGGACAtggccagcagcaggacaaggagctGAGCTCCAGGCAGCCCGGCTGGGCTGGCAAGTACGGCTCTGGGGACCTGGAGACTCACAGTGGGGATGCTGCACCTGTGTGGTCTAGTGAATATGGCAGTGGTGATGCAGGCATCAAGGACAGGGAGGTCACCTCGGACTGGACCAGTAAATACAGTAGCAGGGATGCTGAGACCAAGGACAAGGATTTTACTCTAGGCTGGGCTGGCAGATCCAGCACAGGGGAAGCTGAGACCCCGGACAAAGAGTTTTGCTCCAGCAGGTCGGCTTGGGATGGCAAATACAGTACCAGAGACATGGAGAGCCAAGACAGGGAGTTCAGCCCCAGCAGaccagcctggtctggtgaaTACAGCACCCAAGACATGGAGAGCCAAGACAGAGAATTCAGCCCCAGCAGATTGGCTGAGGCCAGCGAATACAGCAGCAGGGACATGGAGATCCAGGACAGGGAGTTTAGCCCCAGCAGGCCAGCCTGTGCTGAAGAGCACAGCACCAGTGATGTGGAGAGCCAGGACAGAGAGTTCACCAGCAGCAGACCCACCTGGCACAGCGAGTACACCAGCAGGGACATGGAGAGCCAGGACAGAGAGTTCAGCCCCAGCAGACCAGCCTGCATCAATGAATACAGCACCAGCGACACGGAGATCCAGGACAGGGAGTTCAATCCCAGCAGACCCACCTGGCACAGTGAGTACAGCAGCAGGGACATGGAGAGCCAGGATAGGGAGTTCAGCCCCAACAGACCAGCTGAAGCCAGTGAGAACAGCGCCAGGGATGTGGAGGCCAAAGACAGGGAGCTCAAATCCAAAAAACCGGCCTGGGATGATGAATACATCACCAAGAACATGGAGAGCCAGGACAGGGAGTTTGGCCCCAGCAGGTCAGTCTGGGCCAGCGATTACGACTCTATGAACACCAGAAAGGGAGAATTTAGTTccagcaggctgagctgggctggTGAATGCAGCATTGGCCAAACCGAACTGGCTAATGCTTTTGGCGTCAGAAAAGAAGACTTGCCTGGCTTGTGTGTCCCCAGTTGCCCAGACCAGGAATCCAGCTGGGGGAGCACTGACCAGCAGGAGAGCGGCACCAGGGACTGGGCTGAAGAGCTGCGCCTTGGAGGAGCTGAACACCAAAATCAGTTTGGTATCATTGGGACAGAGCGAGGGTCTGatctctccagcactgcagtgtcAGCAGACAGCCCGATGTCCTGGGCAGACAAAATGAGGTCTGAGGTCCCGCaggagccccagcagcccctggcAGACTGGCACAGCGATCTCTCCTTCAGCACCTCAGGTTTTTCTGATAAAGTTGATGAGGGTGAACCAGGCCAAATGGCCTGGGATGAGGGCCTGGCACCTGTGAGCAGTTCTGCCCAGCCCCAGCAAGCCAAGGTGGAGGAACCAGGCTGGAGCCAGGACCTGGAGGAAGCTGGCTGGAGCGAGAAGCTGCGTGAGGCTGAGGCCAGGCACCAAGAGTGGGCCAGTGCCTTTGGGGCCCgctgtgctgccaggagccAGGACTTCAGTGCTGGGGAGCCGAGCCTGGGAGGTGATGGCGGTTCAGCAGATGG AAGCCCTGAAAACATCCATCTCTCAGACTCCAGCCCACCACTGAGTGATGATGCTGTGGCCgagcctgcagctgctcagtcCCCCTGGGGCGAATCAGCTGACCCACTGCTGAGAACAGACCCCATGGAGGAGCAGGACCTGCctgagctggctgctgcccctctgccacCAGAGGCTGCTGGTGAGACCCCAGAAACAGAGGCTGAAGAGACCCCTTCGGACCACCCAGATGGGAAGAGACCAGTGAGCTGGGAGGAAAAGAGGCTCTCTGCGAGTGTCTCACAGCCCGAGGGACTTCTGGACCTCTCTGGTCAGGATTTCACCTTTCTCGAG GACACGGAGGTTCTGGACAGTACCATGTACCGCAGCAAGGCCAACCTGGGCCGCAAACGAAGGCACCGGGCACCTGTTCTCCGCCCCGGGGCCACTTCAGAGGGGGACAGCTGGATCTTCCAGGATTCCACAG AGCCTCGTCCAGCCCGCGCAGCAGCATCCTCCGATGAGGAGGCAGCAGAAGAACCCAAGAGCCGGCGGGTGCGAGCGTCCCCGTCGGGCAAGGGTGTCAAGGTGCCACTCTTCCCTGGCCTTACCACGTCTGCCCTCAAG GCCAAGCTGAGGGGCCGAAACCGCTCTGCTGAGGAAGGGGCATCGCCAGTGGACAGCAAGGCAACCCCCACAAAGGATCCCCATGTGCAGCGCTCCAAGTCCTGCAAGATCCCTGGCCTGAGTGGGAAACCCCTGGCACTGCCCCCTAAGCCTGAGAAGTCTTCAGG GTCAGACGCCTCCCCACCCCACTGGCTGCAAGCGctgaagctgaaaaagaagaaatcgTGA
- the TNKS1BP1 gene encoding 182 kDa tankyrase-1-binding protein isoform X1 — protein MASQPQSLHPPLPCASGGAGLVAGSPEKGSPRPKPPVRPKPRVLPKPAVPAKPCLPHPPPAPRHSRPELPSAEKINRLAGPQPYSGGGSGVALRRPSFTIKSPETPNGKGLPCPPVLSPEDSCSTASDEVPLAPSTPSRKGPAPFKVTPVPVATKMERFPGTTVEEILAKMDSKEGPGSPDRARLSPFCPDSSSRFGSKTFTAFRRRPSGEADGDSPGEARQLLQQAEGELGTGGDRYPMVETSSSSPAGPSCAGDPCGLQRPPSPPDLSSLQLGPPGSPRSPACPPPGAPFQPAEPSASAPGSPDAPPELLAPGSPTMAPESPESPAQPPTEELLATSIQAPGAPSSVVEPWLGASRSPGSPHTPSEGSPTPASPSTLGTPQLPPRATCPPGSPESATEPEPSPPPSPPPELPARASRPPGSPGGPDDSPVSSRTPEGPDFSLSPSSRDSGLRRSSEGVLRPPPSEGQGMGLLGGSLGALPQPGDLPAEHLLSSESSWSLSQSFEWTFPTRGVRGLPSPPRSPIQEAADSGLSEEDESDREGAATGSHGDSGNTDGPGPAMTVSWGAEGAPCPGGPVAQQEAESSEEEEGEEAELNSTELHIVEPSLDSAEPEPPVKAAPSDPAPTEADASWEPAGDSPASLQGLGGPGQDEGSSKGPDAHTDPRWLTELLASPRARTSGRDPLKAEEQEGLLGWSRKDLCSEFGIGRSQQAGAFDWSHKAVARQGDWPGEMEQDQKFRTNSSRNNSCSISDMNQQDRAFAAAERDWSSNYKGTELMGDTRLGSSDWPKSHGPGESCLQDQDFSKPTWGTGYGLDSAGNREEVSSGKAEWSSPYSVGHGQQQDKELSSRQPGWAGKYGSGDLETHSGDAAPVWSSEYGSGDAGIKDREVTSDWTSKYSSRDAETKDKDFTLGWAGRSSTGEAETPDKEFCSSRSAWDGKYSTRDMESQDREFSPSRPAWSGEYSTQDMESQDREFSPSRLAEASEYSSRDMEIQDREFSPSRPACAEEHSTSDVESQDREFTSSRPTWHSEYTSRDMESQDREFSPSRPACINEYSTSDTEIQDREFNPSRPTWHSEYSSRDMESQDREFSPNRPAEASENSARDVEAKDRELKSKKPAWDDEYITKNMESQDREFGPSRSVWASDYDSMNTRKGEFSSSRLSWAGECSIGQTELANAFGVRKEDLPGLCVPSCPDQESSWGSTDQQESGTRDWAEELRLGGAEHQNQFGIIGTERGSDLSSTAVSADSPMSWADKMRSEVPQEPQQPLADWHSDLSFSTSGFSDKVDEGEPGQMAWDEGLAPVSSSAQPQQAKVEEPGWSQDLEEAGWSEKLREAEARHQEWASAFGARCAARSQDFSAGEPSLGGDGGSADGSPENIHLSDSSPPLSDDAVAEPAAAQSPWGESADPLLRTDPMEEQDLPELAAAPLPPEAAGETPETEAEETPSDHPDGKRPVSWEEKRLSASVSQPEGLLDLSGQDFTFLEDTEVLDSTMYRSKANLGRKRRHRAPVLRPGATSEGDSWIFQDSTEPRPARAAASSDEEAAEEPKSRRVRASPSGKGVKVPLFPGLTTSALKAKLRGRNRSAEEGASPVDSKATPTKDPHVQRSKSCKIPGLSGKPLALPPKPEKSSGSDASPPHWLQALKLKKKKS, from the exons ATGGCCTCCCAGCCCCAGTCCCTGCACCCTCCGTTGCCTTGTGCCTCTGGAGGGGCCGGACTGGTGGCTGGAAGCCCTGAGAAAG GCAGTCCTCGCCCCAAGCCTCCTGTCCGGCCCAAGCCCCGTGTGCTGCCCAAGCCAGCCGTACCTGCCAAACCCTGCCTGCCTCACCCTCCACCAGCACCGCGACACTCTCGTCCTGAGCTGCCCTCAGCAGAGAAGATAAACCGCCTGGCAGGACCCCAGCCATACAGTGGGGGCGGCTCTGGGGTGGCCCTCAGACGCCCCTCTTTCACCATCAAGTCACCTGAGACCCCTAATGGGAAGGGGCTCCCATGCCCACCAGTTTTGAGTCCTGAAGACTCGTGTTCAACTGCCAGTGATGAGGTGCCCCTGGCCCCATCGACACCCTCCCGCAAAGGTCCGGCTCCCTTTAAGGTGACGCCAGTGCCTGTGGCAACCAAGATGGAGCGATTTCCAGGCACCACCGTGGAGGAGATTCTGGCCAAGATGGACAGCAAGGAGGGTCCGGGAAGCCCTGACCGGGCCCGCCTCTCTCCCTTTTGCCCCGATTCTTCTTCTCGCTTTGGCTCCAAGACCTTCACTGCCTTCCGGAGACGCCCCAGTGGGGAGGCAGATGGAGACTCCCCTGGTGAAGCCCGCCAACTgctccagcaggctgagggagagcTGGGGACAGGGGGTGACAGATACCCGATGGTAGAGACGAG cagctcctccccagCCGGCCCGAGCTGTGCCGGGGACCCCTGTGGACTCCAGAGGCCACCATCTCCCCCTGAC CTCTCCTCTCTCCAGCTTGGACCTCCTGGCTCCCCAAGATCCCCTGCTTGCCCACCTCCAGGAGCTCCTTTCCAGCCTGCTGAGCCTTCTGCCTCAGCCCCTGGTTCCCCTGATGcccccccagagctgctggcccCTGGATCCCCGACCATGGCCCCTGAATCCCCTGAATCTCCAGCTCAGCCTCCGACTGAGGAGCTCTTGGCCACCTCCATCCAGGCTCCAGGTGCTCCCTCATCTGTGGTTGAGCCTTGGCTTGGTGCCTCCCGCTCCCCAGGCTCCCCACACACCCCCAGTGAGGGATCCCCCACTCCTGCCAGCCCCTCCACATTGGGCACACCCCAGCTACCCCCTAGAGCCACCTGCCCCCCTGGCTCTCCCGAGTCTGCCACCGAGCCTGAGCCCTCACCTCCCCCAAGCCCACCCCCTGAGCTCCCTGCTAGAGCTTCTCGCCCTCCAGGCTCCCCTGGGGGTCCCGATGACTCCCCTGTGTCCTCTCGGACTCCTGAAGGTCCTGATTTCAGCCTTTCTCCCTCAAGCAGAGACTCAGGGCTGCGACGCTCATCAGAGGGGGTGCTGCGGCCCCCTCCCAGTGAAGGGCAGGGCATGGGGTTGCTGGGGGGTTCACTGGGTGCCCTGCCCCAGCCTGGAGACCTGCCAGCAGAGCACTTGCTGAGCAGCGAGTCCAGTTGGAGCCTTTCCCAGTCCTTTGAGTGGACGTTCCCCACACGGGGGGTGAGGGGGCTGCCATCCCCACCCAGGTCCCCCATCCAGGAGGCAGCTGACTCGGGGCTGTCTGAAGAGGATGAGTCAGACAGGGAGGGTGCAGCCACTGGATCCCATGGGGACAGCGGGAACACAGATGGGCCTGGCCCTGCAATGACCGtcagctggggagcagagggggcTCCATGCCCGGGGGGTCCTGTGGCTCAACAAGAGGCTGAGAGCTcggaagaggaggagggagaagaggcagAGCTGAACAGCACCGAGCTCCATATAGTGGAGCCTAGCTTGGACTCAGCTGAGCCTGAGCCCCCTGTCAAGGCTGCCCCATCAGATCCAGCCCCCACCGAAGCTGACGCCTCCTGGGAGCCAGCGGGCGACTCTCCTGCAAGCCTGCAGGGCCTCGGTGGGCCGGGCCAGGATGAAGGCTCCTCAAAGGGCCCTGATGCCCACACCGACCCACGTTGGCTGACCGAGCTGCTGGCATCACCTAGGGCCCGCACATCAGGACGTGACCCTCTGAAGGCcgaggagcaggag GGCTTGCTTGGCTGGTCACGGAAGGACCTATGCAGTGAATTTGGCATTGGGAGATCTCAGCAGGCCGGTGCTTTTGACTGGAGCCATAAGGCTGTGGCCAGACAGGGGGACTGGCCTGGTGAGATGGAGCAGGATCAAAAGTTTAGGACCAACTCAAGCAGGAACAACAGTTGCAGTATCAGTGATATGAACCAGCAGGATAgagcctttgctgctgctgaaagggaCTGGAGCAGCAACTACAAAGGGACAGAGCTGATGGGGGATACGAGGCTTGGCAGCAGTGACTGGCCCAAATCTCACGGTCCGGGGGAAAGCTGCCTGCAGGATCAAGACTTCAGCAAACCCACATGGGGCACTGGGTATGGCTTGGACAGTGCAGGCAACAGAGAGGAGGTCAGCTCCGGGAAGGCTGAATGGAGCAGTCCCTACAGCGTGGGACAtggccagcagcaggacaaggagctGAGCTCCAGGCAGCCCGGCTGGGCTGGCAAGTACGGCTCTGGGGACCTGGAGACTCACAGTGGGGATGCTGCACCTGTGTGGTCTAGTGAATATGGCAGTGGTGATGCAGGCATCAAGGACAGGGAGGTCACCTCGGACTGGACCAGTAAATACAGTAGCAGGGATGCTGAGACCAAGGACAAGGATTTTACTCTAGGCTGGGCTGGCAGATCCAGCACAGGGGAAGCTGAGACCCCGGACAAAGAGTTTTGCTCCAGCAGGTCGGCTTGGGATGGCAAATACAGTACCAGAGACATGGAGAGCCAAGACAGGGAGTTCAGCCCCAGCAGaccagcctggtctggtgaaTACAGCACCCAAGACATGGAGAGCCAAGACAGAGAATTCAGCCCCAGCAGATTGGCTGAGGCCAGCGAATACAGCAGCAGGGACATGGAGATCCAGGACAGGGAGTTTAGCCCCAGCAGGCCAGCCTGTGCTGAAGAGCACAGCACCAGTGATGTGGAGAGCCAGGACAGAGAGTTCACCAGCAGCAGACCCACCTGGCACAGCGAGTACACCAGCAGGGACATGGAGAGCCAGGACAGAGAGTTCAGCCCCAGCAGACCAGCCTGCATCAATGAATACAGCACCAGCGACACGGAGATCCAGGACAGGGAGTTCAATCCCAGCAGACCCACCTGGCACAGTGAGTACAGCAGCAGGGACATGGAGAGCCAGGATAGGGAGTTCAGCCCCAACAGACCAGCTGAAGCCAGTGAGAACAGCGCCAGGGATGTGGAGGCCAAAGACAGGGAGCTCAAATCCAAAAAACCGGCCTGGGATGATGAATACATCACCAAGAACATGGAGAGCCAGGACAGGGAGTTTGGCCCCAGCAGGTCAGTCTGGGCCAGCGATTACGACTCTATGAACACCAGAAAGGGAGAATTTAGTTccagcaggctgagctgggctggTGAATGCAGCATTGGCCAAACCGAACTGGCTAATGCTTTTGGCGTCAGAAAAGAAGACTTGCCTGGCTTGTGTGTCCCCAGTTGCCCAGACCAGGAATCCAGCTGGGGGAGCACTGACCAGCAGGAGAGCGGCACCAGGGACTGGGCTGAAGAGCTGCGCCTTGGAGGAGCTGAACACCAAAATCAGTTTGGTATCATTGGGACAGAGCGAGGGTCTGatctctccagcactgcagtgtcAGCAGACAGCCCGATGTCCTGGGCAGACAAAATGAGGTCTGAGGTCCCGCaggagccccagcagcccctggcAGACTGGCACAGCGATCTCTCCTTCAGCACCTCAGGTTTTTCTGATAAAGTTGATGAGGGTGAACCAGGCCAAATGGCCTGGGATGAGGGCCTGGCACCTGTGAGCAGTTCTGCCCAGCCCCAGCAAGCCAAGGTGGAGGAACCAGGCTGGAGCCAGGACCTGGAGGAAGCTGGCTGGAGCGAGAAGCTGCGTGAGGCTGAGGCCAGGCACCAAGAGTGGGCCAGTGCCTTTGGGGCCCgctgtgctgccaggagccAGGACTTCAGTGCTGGGGAGCCGAGCCTGGGAGGTGATGGCGGTTCAGCAGATGG AAGCCCTGAAAACATCCATCTCTCAGACTCCAGCCCACCACTGAGTGATGATGCTGTGGCCgagcctgcagctgctcagtcCCCCTGGGGCGAATCAGCTGACCCACTGCTGAGAACAGACCCCATGGAGGAGCAGGACCTGCctgagctggctgctgcccctctgccacCAGAGGCTGCTGGTGAGACCCCAGAAACAGAGGCTGAAGAGACCCCTTCGGACCACCCAGATGGGAAGAGACCAGTGAGCTGGGAGGAAAAGAGGCTCTCTGCGAGTGTCTCACAGCCCGAGGGACTTCTGGACCTCTCTGGTCAGGATTTCACCTTTCTCGAG GACACGGAGGTTCTGGACAGTACCATGTACCGCAGCAAGGCCAACCTGGGCCGCAAACGAAGGCACCGGGCACCTGTTCTCCGCCCCGGGGCCACTTCAGAGGGGGACAGCTGGATCTTCCAGGATTCCACAG AGCCTCGTCCAGCCCGCGCAGCAGCATCCTCCGATGAGGAGGCAGCAGAAGAACCCAAGAGCCGGCGGGTGCGAGCGTCCCCGTCGGGCAAGGGTGTCAAGGTGCCACTCTTCCCTGGCCTTACCACGTCTGCCCTCAAG GCCAAGCTGAGGGGCCGAAACCGCTCTGCTGAGGAAGGGGCATCGCCAGTGGACAGCAAGGCAACCCCCACAAAGGATCCCCATGTGCAGCGCTCCAAGTCCTGCAAGATCCCTGGCCTGAGTGGGAAACCCCTGGCACTGCCCCCTAAGCCTGAGAAGTCTTCAGG GTCAGACGCCTCCCCACCCCACTGGCTGCAAGCGctgaagctgaaaaagaagaaatcgTGA